Genomic segment of Paenibacillus sp. FSL R5-0623:
ATACTTACCCCTGCGAATGCTCAAGGTAGTACGGACGCTCAACAGCCTTCTGGCAAAGAAGCACAGGTTGCCAACTCCGAGATGTTTACAGCCTATGTTGAAGGTATGCATATAGAAGACGGCAAATTGTTTATGACAGTGGACAAGATTGGCTGGTATCAGGGTGAAGAAGCCGATGCGATTTTTGCACAGCGCAATCCGGAAGCTGGTATAGACGGTGCTCCAGATGGTTACTATATTGTTAACGATAGCAAAGAGCAGGAACAAGTTGAGGTTAGTGCCAATGCTGAAGTGTTGATGCAGTTGTATGATCGAGATGGTACAATGCAGGGCGTAGACATTCAGTGGAATGAACCCATGACATTATCCAAGTTCGAATCGTTGTATGAGAATACCCGTATCCTTGATCTGTCCGTATTCCCGTATCATCTGACGGTGCAGGATGGAAAAGTGACTAAAATTGTGCAACAATACATCCCATAAAATAAGCTGAAATTCATCAATCAAGCATTCCTCCTGTCCATTGGAACGGTGAGGGATGCTTTTTGGTTATGACAAATTCATGAAAGCGATTGTAATTAATGGTAGCTACATGTATCATTATTGGAATGGCGTTTTTACATAGTTCAGGAGGAGCCTCATGCTTAAAGACATGATTGCATTAACTAAGCCCGGACTACTAAGGTTAAATGTGTTTGCGGTGGCGGTAGGATTCTGGGTAGCTTCAAAATGGGATATCAACTGGTTATCTCTGCTCATGGTCGTAATTGGATCAACTTTGGTTATTGCTTCAGCTTGTGTAATCAACAATTATTGGGATCGTGAATTGGACCAAAAGATGGAGCGCACCAAAAAAAGGATGGATTACATCAACCATCTGAAGCCAGGGTTTGTACTTGGTTATGGCATTATCCTTGGTGTTGTGGGACTAGCAGTACTGTATCTCCTGGTGAATCCGTTATCAGGCTGGATGGCACTGCTTGGGTGGTTCGCTTACATCGTGATTTACACGATGTGGTTGAAACGCAGTTCGACGTGGAGCACGTCGCTGGGTGGAATTGCGGGAGCGATGCCGCCTGTCATCGGTTATACGGCTGTAACCAATGAGATTGATGCAGGTGCCTGGTTGCTGTTTGCACTATTATTCTTGTGGCAACCACCACACTTCTGGTCATTGGGTATTCGCCGGGTAGAGGAGTATCGCGCTGCGGGCTTCCCGTTGTTGCCAGTAGTTAAAGGGGTGAAACGCACCAAGTTTCAGATGATCCCTTATGTTTTTCTGCTGCTTCCTGCTGTATTTCTGTTGTATTATTTCAACTACGTAGGTCTGGTATTTCTGATTGTATCTTTGGTCGGTGGACTGATCTGGTTTGTGCATACCCTTAGCGGACTGAAGACACAGGATGATGAGAAGTGGGCAAAAGTAAACTTTTTGATCTCGGTGAACTATCTCATGCTCGTATTTATTGTGATGGTCGCGAATACGGTATGGTCTTAATCAGGTAATGAACAGATCCTTTTTCAGAGAGATTTCACCTTAAGCTAACAGGCTGCATCGAATGAAAAAGCACACTATGGAATAGCGTTTGGACAACCTTGAGTTGTTACAACATATTCTCTGGGGTGCTTTTTTGGTATAATAAAACAATTGAATCATATAAGTGGAATTTATAATGCAAGATGGGAAGTGACAGCATGAGTAATTTGGAACAGGCCGTGCGATGGAGACAAGAAGGCAAGGTACAGGAAGCGATTGAACTACTGCAAGAGATTACAGTCCAGGAACCCGAGAATGCCAATGTCTGGTATCAGCTGGCTTGGGCGCATGATTCGCTTGGGTTAGAGCGGGAGGCTGTCCCGCATTATGAGAAGGCACTAAGTCTTGGACTTTCTGGCGAGGACAGAGCAGGTGCAATACTTGGACTAGGCAGTACATATCGAACGCTTGGACAGTATGAGCAGGCAAAGGTTTGGTTTGAAACGGGCATGAAAGAATTCCCGGCGTACCGGGAATTTGAAGTTTTCTATGCCATGGTGCTCTACAATCTGGGTGAACATGCAGAAGCGATCCAAAGACTGCTCGTGCAACTTGCGGACACATCAAGTGACAAGAGAATCAATGACTATAACAGAGCAATCCGTTACTACGCAGATCAGCTCGATCGTGTGTGGGAA
This window contains:
- the cyoE gene encoding heme o synthase, whose amino-acid sequence is MLKDMIALTKPGLLRLNVFAVAVGFWVASKWDINWLSLLMVVIGSTLVIASACVINNYWDRELDQKMERTKKRMDYINHLKPGFVLGYGIILGVVGLAVLYLLVNPLSGWMALLGWFAYIVIYTMWLKRSSTWSTSLGGIAGAMPPVIGYTAVTNEIDAGAWLLFALLFLWQPPHFWSLGIRRVEEYRAAGFPLLPVVKGVKRTKFQMIPYVFLLLPAVFLLYYFNYVGLVFLIVSLVGGLIWFVHTLSGLKTQDDEKWAKVNFLISVNYLMLVFIVMVANTVWS
- a CDS encoding tetratricopeptide repeat protein, translated to MSNLEQAVRWRQEGKVQEAIELLQEITVQEPENANVWYQLAWAHDSLGLEREAVPHYEKALSLGLSGEDRAGAILGLGSTYRTLGQYEQAKVWFETGMKEFPAYREFEVFYAMVLYNLGEHAEAIQRLLVQLADTSSDKRINDYNRAIRYYADQLDRVWE